The DNA segment AATATTATGCTGTATGCTTGTCACACAGAAACAAAGTAACGAACAAGCCTCGGTAGAACGTCAACAAAAAGAGCATAAATACGAGAAACAACAAAATGAAGAACTTGCCTTAAAAGAAAAATTAAATAATTTGAACGACAAAAGTTACGTAGAAAAAGTGGCGCGTGATGAGTATTATTTAAGTAAAGATGGCGAAGTCGTATTTAAATTACCAGGCGAAAAATCACAATCTGAAAAGAAAGCGTCCAAAGACGATAAATAAGAAAATTTAATTTTTTGAAGCAATATACCATTGTTAAATTGTCAAAACAGGCATATAATAAGGTTAAAATCGAAACGAATCGGGAGGATTTATTTACAATATGTCAATCGAAGTAGGAAACAAACTTAAAGGTAAGGTCACTGGAATTAAAAAGTTTGGCGCATTCGTCGAACTTCCTGAAGGGAAAAGTGGCTTAGTTCACATAAGTGAGGTTGCCGATAATTACGTAGAAAACGTAGAAGATCACTTGTCTGTTGGTGATGAAGTTGAAGTAAAAGTACTTTCAATTGCAGAAGATGGGAAAATCAGCTTATCAATTAAAAAGGCAAAAGATCGACCACGTAGACCACAAAACAAATCACACCAAAAACAAGCTCAACCAAAAGGTGAAGATTTTGAAAAGAAACTAACAAATTTCTTGAAAGATAGTGAAGATAAACTTACTTCTATCAAACGCCAAACTGAATCAAGACGCGGCGGTAAAGGTGCGAGACGTTAATTATAACTTAGTTAAATAATAGGCTGTTTCAAAGGAAATAACTGTATTGTTGAGGTATAACTCAAGATAGATTTTAAGACGAGGCTATATGTCGCAACCGCAGACTGTTTGCTTTTGTTGAAACAGTCTCTTTTTTTGTGGTTATTGCTAGTTCGATAGCGTTTTTCATACAATCTTTAGGAGGTGTCATGATTGCAAGTAAATAGTACAGGTTGGAATCATCACCAGCATCTTGTGCTCGCGGTTTCTACAGGAATAGATAGTATGACATTACTCCATTGTCTACAAACTGAATTAAAAGACACGTATGCATCGCTCACTTGTTTACACGTCAATCATCATCTTCGACCACAATCTGAGAAAGAAGCTTTATTTATTGAACAATACTGTGACCAGCATCACATCCCCCTTTATACACATGATTTAGATTTATCTGAAGTGGTGCAACAAGGAATTAGCATCGAGAATCAAGCAAGAACATCACGTTACCAATGGTTTGATAAGATGATGCAGAAACTTGAAGCCGACGTTTTAATTACTGCACATCACTTAGATGATCAAATTGAGACGATATTTTATAGATTGTTCACAGGCCGTTCTACACGCAGTAGTTTAGGTATGTCGTATATAAGTTCTCGGTCAGGTTATCAATTGTGCCGACCTTTATTAAACACTACAAAATCTGAAATTCGACAATATCAATCCGCACATAAAATTACATATTTCGAAGATCAATCTAATTTAGATAATCAATACGTAAGAAATGATATTCGTAATCGCATCTTACCTGAGATTGAGTCTAATGACCATTTGTCGAGACATCATTTGTTAAAACTGAAAGACTGGCATGATGAACAACGTGAAAAGTTAAAAAACGAAGCACACCAGTTTATTAAAAATGAAGTTGACTTCAACGGTAAAAATATTAAAATTTCAAGAAAAGATTTTGTAGAATTATCACATTCCGTTAAAATGACAGTGTTAGATGAAATTTTACGGGAGTTTCAATTGGGTGATGCAATTCCCGAAAAAACATATAAAGCATGGTTCGAACAAATTTCGTCCAATATCGCTCAATGCACATTACACACTACAGATAAATGGATTATTCAAGTTGCTTATGATAAATTGGCCATAATGGCAAATGATGTAACGAAACTTAATCCTATAAGCGTCAATCAGCCAGGTACATACATTTTTGGTGCGTACCAAATTGTAGTTAATCATACAATTTCGAAACAACAATTTCCCATTACAATCCGTACGAGAAACAATGGTGATAAATTTCAACTGAACGGTGCGCATGGTCATAAG comes from the Staphylococcus hsinchuensis genome and includes:
- a CDS encoding FtsB family cell division protein, which encodes MSKKIENIGNTYTSDENKKKQKMQTRKRVVRRRITVFGGILLAIIIILCCMLVTQKQSNEQASVERQQKEHKYEKQQNEELALKEKLNNLNDKSYVEKVARDEYYLSKDGEVVFKLPGEKSQSEKKASKDDK
- a CDS encoding S1 domain-containing RNA-binding protein, translated to MSIEVGNKLKGKVTGIKKFGAFVELPEGKSGLVHISEVADNYVENVEDHLSVGDEVEVKVLSIAEDGKISLSIKKAKDRPRRPQNKSHQKQAQPKGEDFEKKLTNFLKDSEDKLTSIKRQTESRRGGKGARR
- the tilS gene encoding tRNA lysidine(34) synthetase TilS, producing the protein MQVNSTGWNHHQHLVLAVSTGIDSMTLLHCLQTELKDTYASLTCLHVNHHLRPQSEKEALFIEQYCDQHHIPLYTHDLDLSEVVQQGISIENQARTSRYQWFDKMMQKLEADVLITAHHLDDQIETIFYRLFTGRSTRSSLGMSYISSRSGYQLCRPLLNTTKSEIRQYQSAHKITYFEDQSNLDNQYVRNDIRNRILPEIESNDHLSRHHLLKLKDWHDEQREKLKNEAHQFIKNEVDFNGKNIKISRKDFVELSHSVKMTVLDEILREFQLGDAIPEKTYKAWFEQISSNIAQCTLHTTDKWIIQVAYDKLAIMANDVTKLNPISVNQPGTYIFGAYQIVVNHTISKQQFPITIRTRNNGDKFQLNGAHGHKKVSRLLIDEKIVQQERDEMPIVVGSNDEILAVGILFLSQQFNQHIKILKMGEE